One genomic region from Betaproteobacteria bacterium encodes:
- a CDS encoding TetR family transcriptional regulator C-terminal domain-containing protein: MKNLTTTATSCRDWETPVTGSLARAEALRAAAESPVALRRKEHIRHAAESDILAAAEAVFARAGFSGATMAAIAELADLPKANLHYYFRTKAALYRAVLDHTLSLWLAQTDGIRNDADPAQALGDYIRAKMRLTATHRDASRVFANEMLHGAPHIGGYLRNELKALVDEKSRVIEHWADRGLMDRIDARHLFFTIWAATQTYADFQPQVCAVLGKSRLTRAELDHATEQLVTLVLKGCGVRDR, from the coding sequence ATGAAAAACTTAACGACCACGGCTACATCGTGCCGGGACTGGGAGACGCCGGTGACCGGATCTTTGGCACGCGCTGAGGCGCTGCGCGCAGCGGCGGAAAGCCCCGTCGCATTGCGCCGCAAGGAGCATATCCGCCACGCAGCGGAGTCGGATATTCTCGCTGCTGCTGAGGCGGTGTTTGCCCGCGCCGGTTTTTCCGGCGCCACCATGGCCGCCATTGCGGAACTCGCCGACTTGCCGAAGGCGAATCTTCACTACTATTTCCGCACCAAGGCGGCGCTCTACCGCGCGGTGCTGGACCACACGCTGAGCCTGTGGCTGGCGCAGACCGACGGCATCAGGAACGACGCCGATCCGGCGCAGGCGCTGGGCGATTACATTCGCGCCAAGATGCGCTTGACTGCCACCCACCGCGATGCCTCGCGCGTGTTCGCCAACGAAATGCTGCACGGCGCGCCGCATATCGGCGGCTACCTGCGCAATGAACTCAAGGCGCTGGTGGACGAGAAATCGCGGGTCATCGAACATTGGGCGGACAGAGGTTTGATGGATCGCATCGATGCGCGTCACTTGTTCTTTACCATCTGGGCGGCGACGCAGACCTATGCCGATTTTCAGCCGCAGGTTTGTGCGGTGCTTGGAAAATCACGACTTACGCGGGCGGAGCTTGATCATGCTACGGAGCAATTGGTGACGTTGGTGCTCAAAGGCTGCGGCGTCCGTGATAGGTGA
- the upp gene encoding uracil phosphoribosyltransferase, giving the protein MHPDFPNLTVISHPLMQHKLTFLRREETSTAGFRRLVKEISQMLAYEVTRDLPTENIRIFTPMTEIESPIISGKKQCIVSIMRAGNGMLDGMLELLPLARVGHIGLYRAPETLEPVEYYFKVPDDIADRMVIVVDPMLATGNSAVAALNRLKEYGVTSLKFVCLLAAPEGVKNLLEHHPDVRITTAALDEKLNDHGYIVPGLGDAGDRIFGTR; this is encoded by the coding sequence ATGCACCCCGATTTCCCGAACCTGACTGTCATCTCGCATCCATTGATGCAACACAAACTCACGTTTCTTCGCCGCGAGGAAACCTCAACGGCAGGATTCCGCCGTCTGGTGAAAGAAATCAGCCAGATGCTGGCCTACGAAGTAACACGCGATCTTCCCACCGAAAATATCCGCATTTTCACGCCGATGACCGAGATCGAATCGCCGATCATCAGCGGCAAGAAGCAGTGCATCGTGTCGATCATGCGCGCCGGCAACGGCATGCTCGACGGCATGCTGGAACTGCTGCCGCTCGCGCGCGTGGGACATATCGGCTTGTACCGCGCGCCGGAAACTCTGGAGCCGGTGGAGTACTACTTCAAGGTGCCGGACGACATTGCCGATCGCATGGTCATCGTCGTCGACCCCATGCTCGCGACCGGCAATTCAGCCGTGGCCGCGTTGAATCGCCTCAAGGAATATGGCGTAACCAGTCTGAAATTCGTGTGCCTGCTGGCGGCGCCGGAAGGCGTGAAGAATCTGCTGGAACACCACCCCGACGTACGCATCACCACCGCCGCGCTCGATGAAAAACTTAACGACCACGGCTACATCGTGCCGGGACTGGGAGACGCCGGTGACCGGATCTTTGGCACGCGCTGA
- a CDS encoding GTP cyclohydrolase II, producing the protein MSDHIVLSSHPKARRAGSFFDIRWGAPTATERGPVIASLTDPTQRNAIGTHSGAYAVYRALAVASGALQRDHRPDLTDTAPAESIGPHPQWADPDKIVSMDPWGHLIASAFAAEIASGADVRPTIAITKAHINMPELKASMVAGRLKPDGDILTANGDVKVTKAAIDPVWYLPGLANRFKVKESALRRALFEQTAGMFPELVTRPDLKVFLPPIGGMTLYFFGDVNKLGKPETKIACRLHDECNGSDVFGSDICTCRPYLAHGIEVCIDMAQRGGVGVVIYNRKEGRALGEVTKFLVYNARKRQAGGDRAETYFARTECVAGVQDMRFQELMPDVFHWLGITRIDRWASMSDMKHGALVEQGIEVVERVPIPDELIPADAKVEMDAKKAAGYFSNYMPDAEELAVSKGRGLEE; encoded by the coding sequence ATGTCCGATCACATCGTTCTCAGTTCGCATCCGAAAGCACGGCGCGCCGGTTCGTTTTTTGATATCCGCTGGGGTGCGCCGACGGCGACTGAACGCGGGCCGGTCATCGCCAGCCTCACCGATCCGACGCAGCGTAACGCGATCGGCACGCACTCGGGCGCGTACGCGGTCTATCGTGCGCTGGCGGTGGCATCGGGTGCGCTACAGCGCGATCACCGTCCCGACCTGACGGACACCGCGCCGGCCGAGTCGATCGGCCCGCATCCGCAGTGGGCTGACCCCGACAAAATCGTGTCGATGGACCCGTGGGGGCATCTCATCGCCAGCGCGTTCGCGGCGGAAATTGCCTCGGGTGCTGACGTGCGGCCGACGATTGCGATCACCAAGGCGCACATCAACATGCCGGAATTGAAGGCCTCCATGGTCGCCGGCAGACTGAAGCCTGACGGCGACATCCTCACCGCCAATGGCGATGTGAAAGTCACCAAGGCGGCGATCGATCCGGTGTGGTATTTGCCCGGCCTCGCGAATCGATTCAAGGTCAAGGAAAGCGCATTGCGACGCGCGCTGTTTGAACAAACCGCCGGCATGTTTCCCGAATTGGTGACACGACCAGACCTGAAGGTTTTCCTGCCGCCTATCGGTGGCATGACGCTCTATTTCTTTGGCGACGTGAACAAGCTCGGCAAGCCCGAAACGAAAATCGCCTGCCGCCTGCATGACGAATGCAATGGCTCGGATGTATTCGGCTCCGACATCTGTACCTGCCGCCCTTACCTCGCCCATGGTATCGAAGTCTGCATCGATATGGCGCAGCGAGGCGGTGTCGGTGTGGTGATCTACAACCGCAAGGAAGGCCGCGCGCTGGGTGAAGTCACCAAGTTCCTGGTGTACAACGCGCGCAAGCGCCAGGCGGGCGGCGACCGCGCCGAGACTTATTTCGCGCGCACCGAGTGCGTCGCGGGCGTGCAGGACATGCGCTTTCAGGAGTTGATGCCCGATGTGTTTCACTGGCTGGGCATCACCCGCATCGACCGTTGGGCATCGATGAGTGACATGAAGCATGGCGCGCTGGTCGAGCAGGGCATCGAGGTCGTTGAGCGCGTGCCGATCCCCGACGAACTGATTCCGGCAGACGCCAAAGTCGAAATGGACGCGAAAAAAGCCGCCGGTTATTTTTCCAATTACATGCCCGATGCGGAAGAGCTCGCCGTTTCGAAGGGTCGCGGACTGGAAGAATGA
- the thrH gene encoding bifunctional phosphoserine phosphatase/homoserine phosphotransferase ThrH has protein sequence MHIACLDLEGVLVPEIWIEFSRRTGIPELSRTTRDEPDYDKLMGFRIALLKQHGLGLPDIQQVIAGMAPLPGAIEFVAWLRERFQVTILSDTFYEFAMPLMRHLGYPALFCHKLVIDESGMVSGYRLRMPDQKRHAVNAFRALNFRVIAAGDSYNDTAMLGAADAGIFFCPPANVIAEFPQFPVTRDYDALRAAFSEAAARLPVA, from the coding sequence GTGCACATTGCCTGCCTTGACCTTGAAGGTGTACTTGTCCCTGAAATCTGGATCGAATTTTCCAGGCGAACTGGCATCCCGGAGTTGTCGCGTACCACGCGCGATGAGCCCGACTACGACAAGCTCATGGGCTTTCGCATCGCGCTTCTCAAGCAACACGGGCTGGGGCTTCCCGATATCCAGCAAGTGATCGCCGGCATGGCGCCGCTGCCTGGCGCCATTGAATTCGTCGCCTGGCTGCGCGAACGCTTTCAGGTGACGATTCTGTCCGACACGTTCTATGAATTCGCCATGCCGCTGATGCGTCATCTCGGCTATCCCGCCCTGTTCTGTCACAAGCTCGTCATCGACGAAAGCGGCATGGTGAGCGGGTACCGCCTGCGGATGCCCGACCAGAAACGCCACGCGGTGAATGCGTTCAGAGCGCTTAACTTCCGCGTGATCGCGGCAGGAGATTCATACAACGATACCGCGATGCTCGGCGCGGCGGACGCAGGAATTTTCTTTTGCCCGCCGGCGAATGTGATTGCCGAGTTTCCGCAGTTTCCGGTTACGCGCGATTACGATGCGTTGCGGGCGGCGTTTAGTGAGGCGGCGGCGCGGCTTCCTGTTGCATAG
- the thiC gene encoding phosphomethylpyrimidine synthase ThiC produces the protein MNAVVSTSVSTSAKFLESTAHVDEAAVQPLPNSRKIYVEGSRPDIRVPMREISQSDTPTGMGGEKNPPIFVYDTSGPYTDPKVKIDVRSGLSPLRERWIVERNDTEQLTSITSQYGLARLHDPKLADMRFNLKRHPRRAKSGMNVSQMHYARKGIITPEMEFIAIRENQRRDGLSELLTKQHPGESFGASIPKLMTPEFVRDEIARGRAIIPANINHPESEPMIIGRNFLVKINANIGNSALSSSIHEEVEKMTWSTRWGGDTVMDLSTGKNIHETREWIIRNSPVPIGTVPIYQALEKVDGKAEELTWEIFKDTLIEQAEQGVDYFTIHAGVLLRYIPMTATRMTGIVSRGGSIMAKWCLAHHQESFLYTHFEDICEIMKAYDVSFSLGDGLRPGSGYDANDEAQIGELKTLGELTQVAWKHDVQTMIEGPGHVPMHLIKENMDLQLKYCHEAPFYTLGPLTTDIAPGYDHITSAIGAAMIGWYGTAMLCYVTPKEHLGLPDKSDVKDGIMAYKIAAHAADLAKGHPGAQIRDNALSKARFEFRWDDQFNLGLDPEKAKEFHDETLPQEGAKLAHFCSMCGPHFCSMKISQDVRDFAKAEGLSDEAALKKGMEVKAVEFVKKGAEIYHKA, from the coding sequence ATGAATGCTGTAGTTTCCACTTCCGTTTCCACATCCGCGAAATTCCTCGAGTCCACGGCTCATGTCGACGAAGCAGCGGTTCAACCCCTGCCCAATTCGCGCAAAATCTACGTTGAAGGCTCGCGCCCCGACATCCGCGTGCCAATGCGCGAAATCTCGCAAAGCGACACACCTACCGGTATGGGCGGGGAGAAGAATCCGCCAATCTTCGTCTACGACACGTCCGGTCCATATACCGATCCGAAGGTGAAGATCGACGTCCGCTCGGGCTTGTCCCCTTTGCGCGAAAGGTGGATCGTAGAACGCAACGACACCGAACAACTCACCAGCATCACTTCACAATACGGTCTTGCGCGCCTGCACGACCCGAAGCTTGCCGACATGCGCTTCAACCTGAAGCGCCATCCGCGACGCGCCAAGTCCGGCATGAACGTCTCGCAGATGCATTACGCACGCAAGGGCATCATCACGCCGGAAATGGAATTCATCGCCATCCGCGAAAACCAGCGGCGCGATGGACTGTCGGAGCTGCTCACCAAACAGCATCCCGGCGAATCTTTCGGTGCCTCGATTCCAAAATTGATGACGCCCGAATTCGTCCGCGACGAAATCGCCCGTGGCCGCGCGATCATTCCCGCCAATATCAATCATCCGGAATCGGAACCGATGATCATCGGCCGCAATTTTCTGGTGAAGATCAACGCCAATATCGGCAATTCGGCACTCTCCTCGTCCATTCACGAGGAAGTGGAAAAAATGACCTGGTCCACCCGCTGGGGAGGCGACACAGTGATGGACTTGAGCACTGGCAAGAACATCCACGAAACCCGCGAGTGGATCATCCGCAATTCGCCCGTGCCGATTGGCACGGTGCCGATCTACCAGGCGCTGGAGAAAGTCGATGGCAAGGCGGAGGAACTGACCTGGGAAATCTTCAAGGACACGTTGATCGAGCAGGCCGAGCAAGGCGTGGATTACTTCACCATCCATGCCGGCGTGCTGCTGCGCTACATCCCGATGACCGCAACGCGCATGACCGGCATCGTTTCTCGCGGCGGCTCGATCATGGCCAAGTGGTGCCTCGCGCATCACCAGGAATCGTTCCTCTACACACACTTTGAGGACATCTGCGAAATCATGAAAGCGTACGACGTGTCGTTCTCGCTGGGCGATGGATTGCGCCCCGGTTCCGGCTATGACGCAAACGATGAGGCGCAGATCGGTGAGCTGAAAACGCTGGGTGAACTCACGCAGGTGGCGTGGAAGCACGACGTGCAGACCATGATCGAAGGTCCCGGCCACGTGCCGATGCACCTCATCAAGGAGAATATGGACCTGCAATTGAAATATTGCCACGAAGCGCCCTTTTACACGCTCGGCCCGTTGACCACCGATATCGCGCCCGGCTACGACCACATCACGTCGGCCATCGGCGCGGCGATGATCGGTTGGTATGGCACCGCAATGCTTTGCTACGTGACACCCAAGGAACACCTCGGTCTGCCGGACAAGAGTGACGTGAAGGACGGCATCATGGCCTACAAGATCGCCGCCCACGCCGCCGATCTCGCCAAGGGTCATCCGGGCGCGCAGATCCGCGACAACGCACTCTCCAAAGCCCGCTTTGAATTTCGCTGGGATGATCAATTCAATCTCGGCCTCGATCCGGAAAAAGCCAAGGAATTCCACGATGAAACCTTGCCGCAGGAAGGCGCCAAGCTCGCGCATTTCTGCTCGATGTGCGGCCCGCATTTCTGTTCGATGAAGATTTCGCAAGACGTGCGCGATTTCGCGAAAGCCGAAGGACTGAGCGATGAAGCGGCGCTAAAGAAGGGGATGGAAGTAAAGGCGGTCGAGTTTGTAAAGAAGGGCGCGGAGATTTATCACAAGGCTTAG
- a CDS encoding HlyD family efflux transporter periplasmic adaptor subunit: MKHVFFMGVFAVLLLGCQKSTTDVYPGYAEGEYVRLAAPFAGSLAVLNVKRGDQVAANAPLFALEQENERAARDEAAARLKRAEALMSNIGTGKRPDEIAAVRAQLAQADAAQKLSASELARTEPLVAAKFLSPTKLDEARSALERDRARVAELNSQLKVAQLAGRPAELAAAAAEVKAASEFLVQADWKLSQKSQRAPMAATVVDTLYTRGEWVQAGAPVVSLLPPENIKLRFFIPEKLLSTIKVGQAVQVTCDGCAAPVSASVSFISPQAEYTAPLIYSKENRATLVFLVEARPKAEDAVKLHPGQPVEVKL, translated from the coding sequence ATGAAGCATGTATTTTTCATGGGCGTTTTTGCGGTCCTCTTGTTGGGCTGTCAAAAAAGCACCACCGATGTGTATCCCGGCTACGCCGAAGGCGAATATGTCCGCCTGGCGGCGCCCTTCGCCGGCAGCCTCGCAGTGCTGAACGTCAAGCGCGGCGATCAGGTCGCGGCTAACGCACCGCTGTTCGCGTTGGAACAGGAGAACGAGCGCGCCGCACGGGACGAGGCGGCCGCGCGGCTCAAACGTGCGGAAGCGCTGATGAGCAATATCGGCACCGGCAAGCGCCCGGATGAAATCGCGGCGGTACGTGCCCAACTTGCCCAGGCCGATGCCGCGCAGAAACTTTCCGCATCTGAACTCGCGCGCACCGAGCCGCTGGTCGCGGCCAAGTTCCTGTCTCCGACAAAACTCGATGAGGCGCGGTCTGCCCTCGAACGCGACCGCGCGCGCGTCGCGGAATTGAATTCACAACTCAAAGTCGCACAGCTCGCCGGCAGGCCCGCCGAACTTGCTGCGGCTGCCGCAGAGGTAAAGGCAGCGAGCGAATTTCTGGTGCAGGCCGACTGGAAACTTTCACAAAAGTCGCAACGCGCACCGATGGCCGCCACTGTCGTGGACACGTTGTACACGCGCGGTGAATGGGTACAGGCCGGCGCGCCGGTGGTGTCACTGCTGCCGCCGGAAAATATCAAGCTGCGATTCTTCATTCCGGAAAAACTGCTCAGTACCATCAAGGTCGGGCAAGCCGTACAAGTCACCTGCGATGGCTGCGCCGCACCGGTTTCGGCGTCGGTTAGCTTTATTTCGCCGCAGGCGGAATACACCGCGCCGCTCATTTATAGCAAAGAAAATCGCGCGACATTGGTGTTTCTGGTCGAGGCGCGGCCAAAAGCTGAAGACGCGGTCAAGCTGCACCCCGGACAACCGGTTGAAGTGAAGCTGTGA